A window of the Flavobacterium sangjuense genome harbors these coding sequences:
- a CDS encoding LuxE/PaaK family acyltransferase has product MIDSQDIFTISSQKQFEKIALKVFRFQYENNLVYQEFCDFLKVDKQSVKSLQQIPFLPIQFFKNHNVVSNTDTVQETFTSSGTTGMITSKHLVTDVSLYEQSYRNAFSEFYGNIEDYAVLALLPSYLERSGSSLIYMAKDLIELSNNEHSGFYLHNYDELITKLIELDDSGQNVILIGVTYALLDLIEKQSFQLKNTIIMETGGMKGKRKEMIREELHEILCHGFGVQNIHSEYGMTELLSQAYSLGDGIFECPAWMQIQIRDTEDALTYVDYGKTGGINIIDLANINSCSFIATQDLGKKYPNNSFEVLGRFDNSDIRGCNLMVI; this is encoded by the coding sequence TTGATAGATTCACAAGACATATTTACCATTTCCTCTCAAAAGCAATTTGAAAAAATAGCACTAAAGGTTTTTCGTTTTCAATACGAAAACAACTTAGTCTATCAGGAGTTTTGCGATTTTCTGAAAGTGGATAAACAGTCCGTAAAATCGCTACAGCAAATTCCATTTCTACCTATTCAATTTTTTAAGAATCATAATGTGGTTTCGAATACGGACACTGTTCAGGAAACATTTACCAGTAGTGGAACTACCGGAATGATTACCAGCAAACATTTAGTTACCGATGTTTCGCTATACGAACAAAGTTATCGAAATGCCTTTTCAGAATTTTATGGAAACATTGAAGATTATGCGGTTTTAGCTTTGCTTCCATCCTATTTGGAGCGCTCTGGCTCGTCTCTAATTTATATGGCAAAGGATTTGATTGAACTTTCAAACAATGAGCACAGCGGCTTTTATTTGCATAATTATGACGAACTAATTACAAAGCTTATTGAGTTAGATGATTCAGGTCAAAATGTAATTCTAATCGGAGTTACATATGCTTTATTAGATTTGATTGAGAAACAAAGTTTCCAATTAAAAAACACCATAATTATGGAAACCGGTGGCATGAAAGGCAAACGCAAAGAAATGATACGCGAAGAATTACATGAAATTCTGTGTCATGGTTTTGGAGTTCAAAATATTCATTCCGAATATGGAATGACTGAGCTTTTATCACAAGCGTATTCTTTAGGTGACGGAATTTTCGAATGTCCCGCTTGGATGCAAATCCAAATTCGTGATACCGAAGACGCGCTGACTTATGTAGATTATGGAAAGACCGGCGGAATAAACATAATTGATTTGGCCAATATCAATTCGTGCTCGTTTATTGCCACTCAGGATTTGGGCAAAAAATATCCCAATAATTCGTTCGAAGTATTGGGACGTTTTGATAATTCTGATATTCGTGGTTGCAACTTGATGGTTATCTAA
- a CDS encoding T9SS type A sorting domain-containing protein, producing MKKLYTLSLSILTISLSLAQASDPFMGTGSLNANGWVTHSGAIPGQQTITAGSLTYSGMTSQGNRTQIIAGNTEDVNLASAAPLTGVAYYSALINLPNADGLALNTDTVGNYFLMFATTAGATGVTGFNGRVYIRNGSAAGTFNLGILNGAGGTATPTYAGDLAITTTHFIVVKFDFGTNTASLWVNPAIGGTETAATVTNATGTTAAPAQFASIAIRQAGTAAAGTGNIDIDEIRLGSTWAYVTSDILRTNQNAITGLRVYPNPVTNGTLFIETSANAQKTVAVYDVLGKKVLSTSTNDTTVNVSSLNAGVYIVKITEEGKTASRKLVIR from the coding sequence ATGAAAAAACTTTACACTCTATCATTGTCTATATTGACAATATCTCTTTCACTTGCTCAGGCTTCTGATCCATTTATGGGGACAGGTTCGTTAAATGCTAACGGTTGGGTAACGCATAGTGGAGCAATTCCAGGTCAACAAACTATTACTGCCGGTTCACTTACTTACTCTGGAATGACTTCTCAAGGTAACAGAACACAAATTATCGCAGGTAACACTGAAGATGTTAACCTTGCTTCTGCAGCACCATTAACTGGTGTAGCTTATTATTCAGCTTTAATTAATTTACCAAATGCTGATGGATTAGCATTAAATACCGATACAGTTGGTAATTATTTTCTAATGTTTGCTACTACTGCCGGAGCTACAGGTGTTACTGGTTTCAATGGAAGAGTATACATCAGAAATGGTTCTGCTGCTGGGACTTTTAATTTAGGAATTTTAAATGGTGCTGGTGGAACTGCAACCCCAACATATGCAGGAGATTTAGCAATAACTACAACTCATTTTATTGTTGTGAAATTTGATTTCGGAACTAATACTGCAAGTTTATGGGTAAACCCTGCAATTGGTGGAACTGAAACAGCTGCTACTGTAACAAATGCAACAGGAACAACTGCTGCACCTGCTCAATTTGCGAGTATTGCAATCAGACAAGCTGGAACTGCAGCTGCAGGAACTGGTAATATCGATATAGACGAAATTAGATTAGGTTCAACTTGGGCTTATGTAACTTCAGATATATTAAGAACTAACCAAAACGCTATCACTGGTTTAAGAGTATATCCAAACCCGGTTACTAACGGAACATTGTTTATTGAAACTTCTGCTAATGCTCAAAAAACTGTTGCTGTTTATGATGTATTAGGTAAAAAAGTTTTAAGCACTTCTACTAATGACACTACAGTTAACGTAAGTTCACTAAATGCTGGTGTTTACATCGTTAAAATTACTGAAGAAGGAAAAACTGCTTCAAGAAAATTAGTTATTAGATAA
- a CDS encoding T9SS type A sorting domain-containing protein yields MKKNYFIIIAFLMFSLAGFAQEGKQPSESLGFYPNPVSNGKIYITSKTSLDKDISIFDVLGKKVLQTTVSSRELNIASIPPGVYIIKITEGETTATRKLIVR; encoded by the coding sequence ATGAAAAAAAATTACTTTATAATAATCGCATTCCTAATGTTTTCTCTTGCAGGCTTTGCCCAAGAAGGAAAACAGCCTAGCGAATCTTTAGGATTTTATCCAAATCCTGTGAGTAATGGTAAAATATATATTACTTCAAAAACTTCTTTGGATAAAGATATTTCAATATTTGATGTATTGGGAAAAAAAGTTTTACAAACTACTGTATCATCCCGCGAGTTAAATATTGCTTCTATTCCACCTGGTGTTTATATCATCAAAATTACTGAAGGCGAAACTACTGCCACCAGAAAACTAATTGTCAGATAG
- a CDS encoding TonB-dependent receptor — protein MLKEQNGNNGVTRPLHCGGFFAPKLNTTEMKFKLIVTFLLITVLGFAQNKGTITGTLTDKDLNNETLPFANVVLKGTTIGVTTDETGKYTISVDAGSYTIQFSFLGYETIEEKIEVKAGETITLNKALGSGSYQLKDVVIQNTASREKETALLLEQKKAVEIKQSIGAQEMSRKGVSTVEEGLTKISGITKVESKGLFIRGLEDRYNSLLINGLAVPSNSPFKKIIPLDQFPTDVVGYMDVYKTFNPDIYGDFAGATIDVITSQTQESQTKLSYGVGYTTNNNGSDFLLSTDADNTKSFFGFGGQERQLPAGYGAIPNGRIDNDYKSSWNVKKTTAPLNTSFGLSHTGKFYLGKEKNKLIYTFATNFDNSYQIRKGVDRTFSQGQGIYDNNLVKEEFKFQTQSSVLVGLQYKTDRFKLLYNTLYLKSTENLIQDQVGYTRTAVDNPNEFIRLNQYEQSDYFANQFFGNYKITSDDKHSVKGGLSFTRTKYSQPDRKFITGTKISETEINTQYGSNNLLRQFFNIDNNYHMSGNLEYNYKFGENEDRKHKFSFGYNGFAEYMVSKFRFTFGVPNSGATPYNVVVNEIDQAIQDDIAANFLSFTEQSSAEWKTKVLQRADALYTKFLYHFSEKLELNLGLRAENTLREYKYKSIVDPINNPYRKKTTENLYILPSVNVKYVLNDKSNLRLAASKTYTKPVLFESLDINLINADGTTERGNSDIENSENYNIDLKFEFFPTKNELFAATLFTKYIDNPIERTVQASATGSGQTITYFNNKSATLFGAEFEFLLQLSRLNKNLEGFSFGTNTSLMITEARVNKNRVGYFDTFEKRKLQGASGWLVNSDLKYEFLLNPKWKNTASLVYNVYGERIYAVGVAGNDHIYEKPFHKLDFVWGSNINKKWDIKFSIDNILNPTYKRELGDKSKISIDESSLLLESYKRGVGFSTSLSYTF, from the coding sequence ATGCTTAAAGAACAAAATGGTAATAATGGAGTAACACGACCTTTACATTGCGGTGGTTTCTTTGCACCAAAATTAAACACAACTGAAATGAAATTTAAATTAATTGTTACTTTTTTACTTATAACTGTTCTGGGTTTTGCACAAAATAAAGGAACTATTACAGGAACATTAACGGATAAAGATTTAAATAATGAAACGCTTCCTTTTGCCAATGTGGTGTTAAAAGGAACCACCATCGGGGTAACTACAGATGAAACCGGGAAATATACGATTAGTGTTGATGCCGGAAGTTATACCATTCAATTTAGCTTTTTGGGTTATGAAACTATAGAAGAAAAAATTGAAGTGAAAGCCGGAGAAACCATAACCCTTAACAAAGCACTTGGTTCGGGAAGTTATCAATTGAAAGATGTGGTAATTCAAAACACTGCAAGCCGTGAAAAAGAAACTGCTTTGTTATTGGAACAGAAAAAAGCAGTAGAAATCAAACAAAGTATTGGTGCTCAGGAAATGTCGAGAAAAGGGGTTTCAACTGTTGAAGAAGGGTTGACCAAAATCTCAGGAATTACCAAAGTAGAATCAAAAGGTTTATTCATCCGAGGATTGGAAGATCGTTATAATAGTTTGCTAATTAATGGATTGGCAGTTCCGTCTAACAGCCCATTCAAAAAAATAATTCCGTTAGATCAGTTTCCAACAGATGTGGTTGGTTATATGGATGTTTATAAAACCTTCAATCCTGATATTTATGGTGATTTTGCCGGTGCCACTATTGATGTTATTACGAGTCAAACTCAGGAAAGTCAGACCAAGTTAAGCTATGGCGTAGGTTATACAACTAATAATAACGGTAGTGATTTTTTACTTTCTACTGATGCAGATAACACCAAAAGCTTTTTTGGTTTTGGCGGACAAGAACGTCAATTGCCTGCTGGTTATGGTGCTATTCCCAACGGGAGAATTGATAACGACTATAAATCGAGTTGGAATGTTAAAAAAACTACGGCACCTTTAAACACTAGTTTCGGTCTTAGTCATACAGGAAAATTTTATTTGGGTAAGGAAAAAAATAAATTGATCTATACATTCGCAACTAATTTTGACAACAGTTATCAAATACGAAAAGGAGTTGACAGAACATTTTCACAAGGTCAAGGTATTTACGATAATAATCTTGTAAAAGAGGAATTCAAATTTCAGACACAATCTTCTGTATTGGTTGGTTTACAGTACAAAACTGACCGTTTCAAATTACTATACAACACCTTGTACTTAAAGTCAACTGAAAATCTTATACAAGACCAAGTTGGTTACACCAGAACTGCTGTAGACAATCCGAATGAATTTATTCGATTAAACCAATACGAGCAATCGGATTATTTTGCCAATCAATTTTTTGGAAATTACAAAATAACAAGTGACGACAAGCATTCAGTAAAAGGTGGTTTGTCTTTCACCCGAACCAAATACAGTCAACCGGATAGAAAATTTATCACCGGAACAAAAATCAGCGAAACTGAAATCAACACCCAATACGGAAGTAACAACTTATTGCGTCAGTTTTTCAACATCGACAACAATTACCATATGTCCGGTAATTTAGAATACAACTATAAATTCGGGGAAAATGAAGACAGAAAGCACAAATTCTCGTTTGGATATAATGGTTTTGCCGAATACATGGTGTCAAAATTCCGATTTACTTTTGGTGTGCCAAATTCTGGTGCGACGCCATATAATGTGGTTGTAAATGAAATTGACCAAGCAATTCAGGATGATATAGCTGCCAACTTTCTTTCATTTACAGAACAATCTTCTGCCGAATGGAAAACCAAAGTATTGCAAAGAGCCGATGCTTTATACACTAAATTTCTATATCATTTTTCTGAAAAACTGGAGTTAAACCTTGGTCTTAGAGCCGAGAATACTTTACGTGAATACAAATACAAATCGATCGTAGATCCAATCAACAATCCATACAGAAAAAAGACCACTGAGAATTTATACATTTTACCTTCTGTCAATGTTAAGTATGTTCTTAATGACAAAAGTAATCTTCGTTTAGCTGCCTCAAAAACCTACACCAAACCGGTGCTTTTTGAAAGTTTGGATATCAACTTAATCAACGCTGATGGTACAACCGAAAGAGGTAATTCTGATATTGAGAACAGTGAAAATTACAATATTGATTTGAAATTTGAATTTTTTCCAACCAAAAACGAATTATTTGCCGCTACATTATTCACTAAATACATAGACAATCCGATAGAAAGAACCGTTCAGGCAAGTGCTACAGGAAGCGGTCAAACCATAACCTATTTCAACAATAAAAGCGCTACACTTTTTGGTGCTGAATTCGAATTCCTTCTGCAATTAAGTCGTTTAAACAAAAATCTTGAAGGTTTTTCATTTGGAACCAATACTTCATTGATGATTACTGAAGCCAGAGTTAACAAAAATCGTGTTGGCTATTTTGACACTTTTGAAAAAAGGAAACTACAAGGTGCATCAGGTTGGTTGGTTAATTCCGATTTGAAATATGAATTCCTTTTAAATCCAAAATGGAAAAACACAGCTTCATTGGTATACAATGTTTATGGCGAAAGAATTTATGCAGTTGGTGTTGCAGGTAACGATCATATTTATGAAAAACCGTTTCACAAACTGGATTTTGTCTGGGGAAGTAATATCAATAAAAAATGGGACATTAAGTTCTCCATTGACAATATTTTGAACCCAACTTACAAAAGAGAATTAGGTGACAAAAGCAAGATTAGTATAGACGAATCTTCACTCCTTTTGGAAAGCTACAAAAGAGGTGTCGGATTCTCAACAAGTCTATCTTACACATTCTAA
- a CDS encoding response regulator transcription factor, with translation MKKKDIKILLVDDEQDILEIVGYNLSQEGYQIVTATNGKEAITKAKKELPQLIIMDVMMPEMDGMEACENIRKLPELSNVIITFLTARSEDYSQVAGFEAGADDYITKPIKPKLLVSKVKALLRRLKSDEHTSETLNVGGIEINREEYKIIKEGKEIVLPRKEFELFYLLASKPGKVFKREEILDKVWGNEVIVGGRTIDVHIRKLREKIGEDLFKTIKGVGYKLEV, from the coding sequence ATGAAAAAGAAAGACATTAAGATTTTACTGGTAGATGATGAGCAGGATATCCTAGAGATTGTAGGATATAATCTTTCTCAGGAAGGTTATCAAATTGTAACCGCTACCAACGGGAAAGAGGCAATAACCAAAGCCAAAAAAGAGTTGCCACAACTCATCATTATGGATGTGATGATGCCCGAAATGGATGGAATGGAAGCCTGCGAAAACATTCGAAAACTACCTGAATTAAGTAATGTCATCATTACTTTTTTAACGGCACGAAGCGAAGATTATTCACAAGTTGCCGGATTTGAAGCCGGTGCGGATGATTATATCACCAAACCAATCAAACCAAAATTATTGGTAAGCAAAGTCAAAGCCTTACTTCGTCGTTTAAAAAGTGACGAGCACACTTCAGAAACACTCAATGTTGGCGGCATCGAAATCAACAGAGAAGAATATAAAATCATCAAAGAAGGAAAAGAAATTGTATTGCCACGAAAAGAGTTTGAATTGTTTTATCTTTTGGCTTCCAAACCGGGAAAAGTATTCAAACGCGAAGAAATTCTGGATAAAGTCTGGGGCAATGAAGTCATCGTTGGCGGAAGAACTATCGATGTTCACATTAGAAAACTTCGCGAAAAAATTGGTGAAGATTTATTCAAAACCATCAAAGGTGTTGGCTATAAATTAGAAGTGTAA